In Debaryomyces hansenii CBS767 chromosome B complete sequence, one genomic interval encodes:
- a CDS encoding DEHA2B03256p (similar to uniprot|P17891 Saccharomyces cerevisiae YGR167w CLC1 clathrin light chain): MADKFPALDSIDNEVPTNDSTEDVGESDFLSREKELLGDEFKTEDDKDALEGSDDEINDFKEQFPDVEDTKADEEEESETEDKGFEDDNNTGFSSDASKSIEDSKPIKEWKERRDLEISEREDANSKKKEGIISKAQETIDDFYENYNNKKEKHSKDILKEQEEFLEKRDGFLKNGTLWDRVNELVEEVGELPDDGNRDKTRFKKLLGKLKGKENAPGAGGY; encoded by the coding sequence ATGGCCGACAAATTTCCAGCTTTGGATTCTATAGATAACGAAGTACCAACAAACGATTCCACCGAGGACGTTGGAGAAAGTGATTTCTTATCTCGTGAAAAGGAACTTCTTGGTGATGAATTCAAGACTGAGGACGATAAAGATGCTTTGGAAGGAAGTGACgatgaaataaatgatttcaaagaaCAATTTCCAGATGTCGAAGATACTAAGgctgatgaagaagaagaaagtgaaACAGAAGATAAAGGATTCGAAGACGATAACAATACCGGATTTTCCAGCGACGCAAGTAAATCTATCGAAGATTCCAAGCCTATAAAAGAATGGAAAGAGCGCCgtgatttggaaatttctGAAAGAGAAGATGCTaattcgaagaagaaggaaggAATTATTTCCAAGGCTCAAGAAACAATTGATGACTTTTACGAAAACTATAACAACAAAAAAGAGAAACATTCGAAAGACATTTTGAaggaacaagaagaattcttAGAGAAGAGAGATGGCTTTTTGAAGAATGGCACCTTATGGGATAGAGTCAATGAGTTAGTTGAAGAAGTCGGTGAATTGCCAGATGATGGTAATAGAGATAAGACCAGATTCAAGAAGTTATTAGGTAAATTAAAGGGAAAGGAAAATGCTCCAGGTGCTGGTGGCTATTAG
- a CDS encoding DEHA2B03322p (similar to uniprot|P20448 Saccharomyces cerevisiae YJL033w HCA4 putative nucleolar DEAD box RNA helicase): protein MGKKQNNRKVVKSQRKSHREKEEETLAKLQERIDAYDPVVDEKSISQFSDLPISEETARGLKEASFASLTDIQKKTIPISLKGEDVMGTAKTGSGKTLAFLIPTIESLIRNKITEYDGLAALIISPTRELAVQIFEVLVKIGKHNNFSAGLVTGGKDVKYEKERVSKMNILVGTPGRISQHLNESVGMETSNLQVLVLDEADRCLDMGFKKQIDNILGHLPPTRQTLLFSATQSDSVKDLARLSLANPKRVGISSDQELSATPESLEQYYIKIPLDEKLDVLWSFIKSHLKSKILVFFSSSKQVQYAYETFRTLQPGISLLKLYGRHKQTSRMETTMKFSQAQHACLFATDIVARGLDFPAIDWVVQIDCPEDAATYVHRVGRAARFGRAGKSLMMLLPSEENGMLKRLNNNKIELKFMNIKQKNKKTIRPQLQSLCFQDPMIKNLGQRAFISYFRSVYVQKDKDIFKIDELPSDKFARSLGLPGAPKIKFKGGSDNKEKKNMSRQLAALSKSNNEGDVVPEEDKKVRTKYDRMFERKNQTILSDHYLNLTGSKADTAEKSDDDDEDFMAVKRQDHELRDDELPDLSIPVSKRSAKKALSKKASVAGKGNANKLKFDDDGVAHAIYELEDEEDFKKQGDARVQKDTFLNKETELMNNADIEDKLTAKEKRQEKKRKRKEMEKNMRQESDDEDENIQTVVSIGGDDIDLDRDLEHSSADEDVPEPKKPKWFDNDKNVNKDEDDGVVEYDEPQTLEDLEALTSKLLEH, encoded by the coding sequence ATGGGTAAGAAGCAGAATAACCGTAAAGTTGTGAAGTCACAACGTAAATCGCATCGTgagaaggaagaagaaacattagccaaattacaagaaagaattgatgCTTATGACCCAGTAGTGGATGAAAAGCTGATTTCACAGTTTAGTGACCTTCCAATTTCAGAGGAGACAGCTAGAGGTTTGAAAGAAGCAAGCTTTGCATCATTAACAGATATTCAGAAGAAaacaattccaatttcGTTAAAAGGAGAGGATGTTATGGGTACTGCAAAAACCGGGTCAGGTAAGACTCTTGCGTTTTTAATTCCAACTATTGAGTCTTTGATAAGAAATAAGATTACTGAATACGATGGACTTGCTGCGTTGATCATCTCACCAACTAGGGAGTTAGCAGTGCAGATTTTCGAAGTTTTGGTTAAAATAGGAAAACATAACAATTTTTCTGCTGGTCTTGTTACAGGTGGGAAGGATGTTAAgtatgaaaaagaaagagtttccaaaatgaatatattgGTTGGTACACCAGGTAGAATATCTCAGCATTTGAACGAATCAGTAGGGATGGAGACATCTAATTTACAGGTATTAGTCTTGGATGAGGCCGATAGATGTTTGGATATGGGATTTaagaaacaaattgataatattttggGTCATTTACCTCCAACTAGACAAACCTTGTTATTTTCTGCGACACAATCAGATAGTGTTAAAGACTTGGCAAGATTATCTTTAGCTAATCCAAAAAGAGTTGGTATTTCATCTGACCAAGAATTGTCTGCTACACCAGAAAGTTTGGAACAATATTACATCAAGATTCCATTGGATGAAAAGCTTGATGTCTTATGGTCTTTTATAAAGTCACATTTAAAGAGTAAAATACttgtatttttttcttcgCTGAAACAAGTTCAATATGCGTACGAAACGTTCCGTACCTTACAACCAGGTATATcgttattaaaattatatggCCGTCATAAACAAACTTCACGTATGGAAACAACGATGAAATTCTCGCAGGCACAACATGCATGTCTTTTTGCAACTGATATTGTTGCAAGAGGATTGGATTTTCCTGCTATTGACTGGGTTGTTCAAATTGATTGCCCTGAAGATGCGGCAACATATGTTCATAGAGTTGGACGTGCAGCTCGTTTTGGACGTGCTGGTAAGTCACTTATGATGTTATTACCATCGGAAGAGAATGGTATGTTGAAAAGATtgaacaataataaaattgagCTCAAATTTATGAATATCAAGcaaaagaacaaaaagACTATTCGACCACAATTGCAATCATTGTGTTTTCAAGATCCTATGATTAAGAATTTAGGTCAAAGAGCTTTCATTTCATACTTCAGATCTGTCTATGTACAAAAAGATAAggatattttcaaaattgacGAGTTGCCTTCCGATAAATTTGCTAGATCGTTAGGGTTGCCAGGTGCCCCAAAAATCAAGTTTAAAGGTGGATCAGacaataaagaaaagaaaaacatGTCAAGACAATTAGCTGCGTTATCAAAGTCTAATAACGAGGGAGATGTAGTcccagaagaagataaaaagGTTAGAACCAAGTATGATCGTATgtttgaaagaaagaatCAAACCATCTTGTCTGaccattatttgaatttgactGGTAGTAAGGCTGATACTGCAGAAAAGAGtgacgacgacgacgagGATTTTATGGCTGTCAAACGTCAAGATCACGAGTTGAGAGATGATGAGTTACCTGATTTATCTATCCCAGTTTCAAAAAGACTGGCCAAGAAAGCGCTCTCTAAAAAGGCTTCTGTTGCAGGTAAAGGAAATgctaataaattgaagtttGATGACGATGGAGTAGCGCATGCAATTTACgaattagaagatgaagaagatttcaAGAAGCAAGGTGATGCTAGGGTCCAAAAAGATACATTTTTGAACAAGGAAACTGAGTTGATGAACAATGcagatattgaagataaattgaCTGCTAAAGAGAAGAGgcaagaaaagaagagaaagagaaaggaAATGGAAAAGAATATGAGACAAGAAagtgacgatgaagatgagaATATTCAAACTGTAGTTTCTATTGGCggtgatgatattgatttagatcGCGATTTGGAACATTCTAGTGCAGATGAAGACGTTCCAGAACCTAAGAAACCAAAATGGTTTGACAATGATAAGAATGTCAATAAGGATGAAGACGATGGAGTTGTTGAATATGATGAGCCACAAACattagaagatttggaaGCATTGACTTCGAAATTATTAGAGCATTAA
- a CDS encoding DEHA2B03190p (similar to uniprot|P13517 Saccharomyces cerevisiae YIL034c CAP2 F-actin capping protein), with product MTSYDDKLDASLDLMRRLDPKNITKNLNDICTLIQNDGSETSEELTQDLLSSVDVPLRTQKCDETGKEYLCCDYNRDGDSYRSPWSNKYFPVVAQDSDELPPPFPSNILRELEVKANDSFDIYRDLYYEGAGTSSVYFWDTNEEDDEQETLDNGFAGVVLFKKETEDGSGKWDSIHVIEVIPEASSNATYKVTSSVILDLQNKKSSSLSLAGSLTRQLELTQSLSLDSALNVETAHLINLGTLIEKSEYNLRNLLQDVYFDKLRDIVMKDLRSVGDLSGKESDDKRQSELVKGLQSL from the coding sequence ATGACTTCGtatgatgataaattagaCGCCTCGTTGGATTTGATGAGACGGTTGGATCCAAAGAATATAACCAAGAATTTGAACGATATATGTACGCTTATTCAAAACGATGGTTCTGAAACTAGTGAAGAATTGACCCAGGATTTGTTATCGTCGGTAGATGTTCCATTACGCACACAAAAGTGTGATGAAACAGGCAAAGAATACTTGTGCTGTGATTACAATAGAGACGGTGACTCGTACAGATCTCCATGGTCGAATAAATATTTCCCAGTAGTGGCACAAGATTCGGATGAATTACCACCTCCATTTCCATCGAACATTTTAAGAGAATTAGAAGTCAAGGCCAACGACAGCTTTGATATTTACCGTGACTTGTATTATGAGGGAGCGGGTACTTCGTCAGTGTATTTCTGGGACacaaatgaagaagatgacgaGCAAGAAACTTTAGACAACGGGTTTGCGGGTGTTGTCTTGTTCAAGAAGGAAACAGAAGATGGATCAGGTAAATGGGACTCAATTCATGTGATCGAAGTTATCCCAGAAGCATCAAGCAATGCAACATACAAGGTAACATCGTCGGTTATACTTGACTTGCAAAACAAAAAGCTGTCATCATTGTCCCTTGCAGGTAGTTTAACAAGACAGTTGGAATTGACACAATCCTTAAGCTTAGACTCAGCTTTAAATGTAGAGACAGCccatttaataaatttggGTACCTTGATCGAGAAGTCGGAGTATAATTTGAGAAACTTATTGCAAGATGTGTATTTCGACAAGTTGAGGGATATCGTAATGAAGGATTTAAGATCAGTTGGCGATCTTAGTGGCAAAGAATCAGATGACAAGAGACAATCAGAATTAGTTAAGGGGTTACAAAGCTTATAG
- a CDS encoding DEHA2B03278p (similar to uniprot|P42935 Saccharomyces cerevisiae YGR200c ELP2 elongator protein) encodes MTSGDCVKQEAIFAGVNKQSFVADYCAKEQLVAYGASNNVALWNPLSKDNKGTYSTLKKHTKEITGIRFIPNSPYLVSAAEDFEVNVWKRQGNEYGHHSSLEFHHHSITCLSVINEFIFATGSADGYIALWGINNETEEWGLIHSFQVKSNFYPMTLALQDVDANGGYVLAVGGTTPMVYIYSFTLLSDHHSLSHFDQSAVLTGHEDWIKCLNFVTEEKYKNYILASGAQDRYIRLWRLKLNDQIDDSDEDESKLILLFNKQYKFNVGTSTRAAISFDALIMGHDDWVTGLQWHPSYQQESGEKRLQLLSSSADTALMVWEMDTDSGIWCCVNRLGEMSIKGASTATGASGGFWSCLWFSDDQHQYILANGKTGSFRVYKTVDKEARTWEAVLGVTGPTREVTDLVWSLNGEYFSTTSLDQTTRLFAPWVKNRDFKTWHEFARPQIHGYDMICLDNISATKYVSGGDEKLLRVFEMTHSISRLLHNFCGIDIVSSESQEELPESASLPVLGLSNKAANEQLEAGDMSQQQQDMEENAEANTPKEDILESLTSPPLEDHLQRYTLFPEIEKLYGHGYEITCCATSPSGSLIASACKSNNARHSVIRVFNVAEEYQQCAQVLEGHNLTVTSLEFSPDGQFLMSVSRDRQFSLWKIVNEKAGKFELLELNAKAHSRIIWDCSWAPSNPYGNFVVTASRDKQIKLWQVKDKVEAISAIKLQDAVTSVSCYRSGLLDTKISLAVGFENGDISLFSVDLNEPEKHFKLNLKFDSTLTPASRVAKLSFSNKLHDNNKNLMLGVASNDTSVRIYSINKEIFV; translated from the coding sequence ATGACGTCAGGAGACTGTGTTAAACAAGAAGCTATATTCGCTGGGGTAAACAAACAATCGTTTGTTGCCGACTATTGCGCAAAGGAACAATTAGTAGCATACGGAGcatcaaataatgttgCATTATGGAATCCATTATCCAAAGATAACAAAGGGACATACAGTACGTTGAAAAAGCACACAAAGGAAATCACAGGCATAAGGTTTATTCCAAATAGTCCATATTTAGTATCAGCTGCTGAGGACTTTGAAGTGAATGTTTGGAAAAGACAAGGAAATGAATATGGTCACCATAGCAGTTTAGAGTTCCACCACCATTCTATTACTTGTTTATCAGTAATCAACGAATTTATATTTGCCACAGGGAGTGCTGACGGGTATATTGCATTATGGGGAATAAATAACGAGACAGAGGAATGGGGTTTGATACACAGCTTTCAAGTGAAGTCCAATTTCTATCCGATGACATTAGCATTACAAGATGTGGATGCGAATGGTGGTTATGTTTTAGCGGTGGGAGGTACGACCCCAATGGTCTACATTTATTCTTTTACATTGTTATCAGATCACCATAGTCTTTCACATTTTGATCAATCGGCCGTATTAACGGGACATGAGGATTGGATCAAGTGTCTTAATTTTGTAACGGAagaaaaatacaaaaactACATATTAGCCAGTGGGGCGCAAGACAGATACATCAGATTATGGAGATTGAAGTTGAATGATCAAATCGACGATTCGGATGAAGATGAACtgaaattgattcttttATTCAACAAGCAGTACAAATTTAACGTAGGAACTTCTACCAGGGCTGCCATCAGTTTTGATGCCTTAATTATGGGTCACGATGACTGGGTTACAGGTCTTCAATGGCACCCATCGTACCAACAGGAATCTGGTGAAAAGAGATTGCAATTATTATCCTCGAGTGCAGATACTGCGTTGATGGTATGGGAAATGGATACTGATTCAGGTATCTGGTGTTGTGTTAATAGATTAGGTGAAATGTCTATCAAGGGTGCTTCCACCGCTACTGGTGCATCAGGGGGATTCTGGTCATGTTTATGGTTCAGCGATGATCAACATCAATATATCTTGGCTAATGGTAAGACTGGTTCCTTTAGAGTATACAAAACCGTCGACAAAGAGGCTAGGACATGGGAAGCTGTTTTGGGTGTAACTGGTCCTACCAGAGAAGTTACCGACTTAGTCTGGTCTTTAAATGGTGAGTATTTCAGTACGACTTCGTTAGATCAGACTACAAGGTTATTTGCTCCATGGGTAAAAAACAGGGATTTCAAGACGTGGCATGAATTCGCCAGACCTCAAATCCATGGTTATGATATGATTTGCTTGGATAACATCAGTGCAACCAAATATGTATCTGGTGGTGATGAAAAGCTTTTAAGGGTTTTCGAAATGACGCATTCTATTAGCAGATTATTACACAACTTCTGCGGTATTGATATCGTTTCTAGTGAATCCCAAGAGGAATTACCAGAGTCTGCCTCGTTGCCTGTATTAGGTTTGTCTAATAAGGCTGCTAATGAACAACTTGAGGCAGGTGATATGTCTCAACAACAGCAAGACATGGAAGAAAATGCCGAAGCAAACACACCGAAAGAGGATATTCTAGAATCCTTAACATCTCCTCCATTAGAGGATCATTTACAGAGATACACTTTGTTCCcagaaatagaaaaattatatggTCATGGATACGAAATAACCTGTTGTGCTACATCTCCGTCTGGTTCATTGATTGCATCAGCCTGTAAATCTAATAATGCAAGACATTCAGTCATTCGTGTTTTCAATGTTGCAGAAGAATACCAGCAATGTGCACAAGTATTAGAAGGCCATAACTTAACAGTCACAAGTTTAGAGTTTTCTCCTGATGGCCAGTTCTTAATGTCTGTTTCGCGTGATAGACAATTCTCGTTATGGAAAATAGTTAACGAGAAGGCAGGTAAGTTCGAGCTTCTTGAACTTAATGCAAAGGCACACAGCAGAATCATTTGGGATTGTTCTTGGGCCCCTTCTAACCCGTACGGCAATTTCGTCGTTACCGCTTCCCGTGAcaaacaaattaaattatggCAAGTAAAGGATAAAGTAGAAGCCATCTCGGCTATCAAGTTGCAGGATGCCGTTACATCTGTTTCCTGCTACAGATCTGGCTTGCTCGATACTAAGATACTGCTTGCAGTTGGTTTTGAGAATGgtgatatttctttgtttagTGTGGATCTCAATGAACCAGAGAAACATTTCAAATTAAACTTGAAGTTTGATTCTACATTAACACCCGCCAGTAGAGTTGCTAAGTTAAGCTTTAGTAACAAATTGCATGAcaacaacaagaatttgatgCTTGGTGTCGCAAGTAACGACACATCCGTGCGTATTTATAGTATAAACAAGGAAATTTTTGTATAG
- a CDS encoding DEHA2B03212p (similar to CA5158|IPF992 Candida albicans IPF992) — MNGSTSSDAVDPGLCVTTPSPVKQTLTLGSDTFNKDDKQITPSIRRSNSTRSKGINFNVAISPLATGQTPPSSKGGHRKTASYDAKNLHLPQLAESSPSSTIPDSPIPTASEELKYDLPLPSTEQLMGLDIDDQLRLLALKEMSIVEIKDSIGNLTSKLQRNENELHSLREVIQRSLYKELNSSSSKSKKETSSNGFVTRPQRQNSNPREEAIASTKNRSRRRTLSSSSSGVPPVLSSQQLSQNTDKQSRRDSTLWSNLSKPLNLIQQFDSMLQHEFEKSMIPQKNQEGSDKTMDSHKSRHSEDSTSSLGSISSPLNSKSKSVTGKQSNDELDRYFAQQSTSGASKDKPDGVVPTESHMNSDDMIQAVSSSIWSFVNDVKTNVLSSLADEDVPESRSHVTKGPSGFSNSNDQKEINDLTVYNLDTGSTVSLDKNEDSDLDYTFVHNTANEDRAAVDHDKSKND, encoded by the coding sequence ATGAATGGATCAACATCATCTGACGCGGTTGATCCAGGTTTATGCGTTACAACTCCTTCTCCAGTCAAGCAGACATTAACGCTAGGTTCTGACacattcaataaagatgataaaCAAATAACACCATCCATTAGACGGTCCAATTCTACAAGATCCAAGGGGATAAATTTTAACGTTGCTATATCTCCTTTAGCTACGGGCCAAACTCCTCCTTCTCTGAAGGGTGGACATAGGAAAACGGCATCATATGATGCAAAAAATTTACATTTACCTCAGCTTGCCGAATCATCGCCTAGTTCTACCATCCCGGATTCACCAATTCCAACAGCttcagaagaattaaagtATGACCTTCCATTACCACTGACAGAACAACTCATGGGATTGGACATAGACGATCAGTTAAGGTTACTTGCGTTAAAGGAAATGAGCATAGTAGAAATAAAAGATAGTATAGGAAACCTAACTTCCAAATTGCAGAGAAACGAAAACGAGTTGCATAGTTTACGAGAAGTCATACAGAGGTCATTAtacaaagaattgaattcgTCGAGCTCAAAACTGAAAAAAGAGACACTGTCGAATGGATTTGTCACAAGACCACAAAGACAGAATAGTAATCCTCGAGAAGAAGCGATAGCAAGTACCAAAAACAGAAGTAGAAGAAGAACTttatcttcgtcatcaaGCGGTGTACCTCCAGTCCTACTGTCCCAGCAATTATCGCAAAATACAGATAAACAATCCAGAAGAGACTCTACGTTATGGAGCAATCTATCGAAACCGTTGAATCTAATACAGCAATTTGACTCAATGCTACAACATGAATTCGAGAAATCTATGATTCCACAGAAAAATCAAGAGGGTTCAGATAAAACTATGGATTCACATAAATCAAGACATTCAGAGGATTCAACGTCCAGCTTGGGCTCGATATCTTCTcctttaaattcaaaatcgaAATCAGTTACTGGGAAACAAtctaatgatgaattagatcGATATTTTGCCCAGCAATCTACTTCGGGCGCATCAAAAGATAAGCCTGATGGTGTAGTCCCAACGGAGAGTCATATGAATTCAGATGACATGATTCAAGCAGTCTCATCTTCGATCTGGTCATTTGTTAACGATGTCAAGACTAATGTACTATCATCACTAGCGGACGAAGATGTACCTGAATCCAGAAGCCATGTAACTAAGGGACCACTGGGCTTCTCAAACAGTAACGAccaaaaagaaattaacGATCTCACAGTATATAATTTGGATACCGGATCTACAGTAAGCCTCGATAAAAATGAGGATTCAGATCTAGATTATACATTTGTTCATAATACGGCCAATGAAGACAGAGCGGCCGTAGACCACGATAAAAGCAAAAATGACTAA
- a CDS encoding DEHA2B03234p (similar to CA5157|IPF993 Candida albicans IPF993) yields MNRLDPSIQKWAKWVIILLLARIPKPLQWSSFLSLNPLIRRIVTMNYESIAKKTQSENAKKHIAKVSNIATCCFLYFAVADNAKIPKDYLSIYILLNYIVNLNPPSAENISLSRFSRFTKIDTYSKTLRTLYSNKEYVIYPMIFGQILSNYLTPTRYKLNQRYLSGYLKTMILNPIWINFSLGVKSHRINWLGLIMTYVQHNVMAYLFFGLMSFKSRFLDHFYELKHGIFLNGEAGTTISGIVKNYLTYAGHRANSLINFIYLPNLISMLLISLTSPLLVYLRNPSHPATNRWYFSHVKLFFKSYTKVIGFVAGIVTLYINSANFIPDYGYKLEVSDDTTESTNIRHISKGFINNLSSYLFRLILLSKWRVVKENHPQFRLLKLKSWNKLEAALMCIGVFKLMNLNDFLARNVHGEQRKKYEKLQQETLPRLINKVM; encoded by the coding sequence ATGAACAGGCTAGATCCATCAATTCAGAAATGGGCCAAATGGGTTATAATCTTGTTGCTTGCAAGAATTCCTAAACCTTTACAATGGTCAAGTTTCTTATCATTGAATCCGCTTATACGTCGGATAGTCACTATGAACTATGAACTGATTGCAAAGAAAACGCAGTCTGAAAATGCTAAGAAGCATATCGCTAAGGTTTCTAATATTGCAACTTGTTGCTTTTTGTACTTTGCTGTTGCTGATAATGCTAAAATACCTAAAGATTACTTATCGATCTATATATTGCTCAACtatattgttaatttaAACCCTCCTTCAGCCGAGAACATAAGTTTATCCAGATTTTCACGGTTTACGAAGATAGATACATATTCGAAGACGTTAAGGACATTATATTCGAATAAAGAGTATGTAATCTATCCAATGATCTTCGGTCAAATATTATCTAATTACTTGACACCGACAAGATACAAGTTGAACCAAAGATACTTGTCAGGTTATTTGAAGACCATGATCTTGAATCCGATTTGGATTAACTTTTCACTTGGTGTTAAATCGCACAGGATAAACTGGCTAGGCTTAATCATGACATACGTGCAACATAATGTAATGGCGTACTTGTTCTTTGGATTAATGTCGTTTAAAAGTAGGTTTTTGGACCACttttatgaattaaaaCATGGCATTTTCCTCAATGGCGAAGCAGGAACAACAATATCTGGGATTGttaagaattatttaaccTATGCCGGCCATAGAGCTAATTCATTGATtaactttatttatttaccGAACTTAATATCCATGTTGCTAATCTCTTTAACATCTCCATTGCTAGTATATTTACGGAACCCGTCTCATCCTGCTACTAACAGATGGTATTTCTCACATGTTAAATTGTTCTTTAAAAGTTATACGAAAGTGATAGGGTTTGTGGCAGGAATCGTCACTCTTTATATTAATTCCGCAAACTTTATACCTGACTATGGATATAAATTAGAAGTCTCTGATGATACAACAGAATCCACCAATATTCGCCATATTTCCAAAGGttttatcaacaatttgaGTTCGTATTTGTTCCGTCTTATTTTATTGTCCAAGTGGAGGGTAGTTAAGGAAAACCACCCTCAATTCagattattaaaattgaagagtTGGAATAAACTTGAAGCAGCATTGATGTGCATTGGAGTCTTCaagttgatgaatttgaatgacTTTTTAGCGAGAAATGTGCATGGCGAACAGagaaagaaatatgaaaagtTGCAGCAAGAGACTTTACCTAGATTGATCAATAAAGTCATGTAG
- a CDS encoding DEHA2B03300p (weakly similar to uniprot|P34162 Saccharomyces cerevisiae YHR041c SRB2 RNA polymerase II holoenzyme/mediator subunit), with protein sequence MVSALILIQKATPETIVQFHDQLSNELPTLKGKWSFSFKIFRNNPYSIAPELAETSVTSSESKFLYTLAPSYLVGSCISLINKNSACVFSNVIEEESAEISNGSEFSIPDSHLHQGATTGLNDTFDFFVNQKMQSLWTQKQNIKGDGGQIYELENGSLIIRTSNVFLHGIFKGLLIQIEVENESSEHETSSLSEPFERVLSKYNIPRGKMSCNVLDSKLLDKYGDLCLQYSEILNF encoded by the exons ATGGTATCAGC GCTCATTTTGATACAGAAGGCTACCCCAGAAACGATCGTTCAATTTCACGATCAATTGTCTAACGAGTTACCGACGCTTAAAGGTAAATGGAGCTTCAGTTTTAAGATATTTAGGAATAATCCATATTCTATTGCTCCTGAGTTAGCAGAGACAAGTGTGACATCGTCGGAATCCAAATTTTTGTATACACTAGCACCATCATACCTAGTGGGGTCTTGTATTTCGTTGATTAATAAGAATTCTGCTTGTGTATTCAGTAACGttatagaagaagaatcgGCCGAAATTCTGAATGGATCCGAATTTTCTATTCCGGATAGCCACTTGCATCAAGGGGCCACTACGGGGTTGAACGACACGTTTGACTTTTTTGTGAATCAAAAAATGCAGAGTTTATGGACACAGAAGCAGAACATCAAAGGAGACGGTGGCCAAATATACGAGCTAGAGAATGGAAGTTTAATCATAAGAACCTCGAATGTATTTCTCCATGGTATATTCAAGGGGTTGTTAATTCAAATCGAAGTTGAAAACGAGTCCAGCGAGCATGAAACCAGCTCCTTACTGGAGCCGTTTGAACGTGTTCTTTCGAAATACAATATCCCTCGCGGTAAAATGAGTTGCAATGTTTtagattcaaaattattagacAAATACGGTGACTTGTGCTTGCAGTATTCAGAAATACTCAATTTTTAG